A genomic region of Lytechinus pictus isolate F3 Inbred chromosome 2, Lp3.0, whole genome shotgun sequence contains the following coding sequences:
- the LOC129253832 gene encoding cilia- and flagella-associated protein 20-like produces the protein MFKNTFQSGFLSILYSIGSKPLQIWDKKVRNGHIKRITDNDIQSLVLEIVGTNVSTTLIECPSDAKKTLGIKLPFLVMIIKNLKKYFTFEVQVLDDKNVRRRFRASNYQSTTRVKPFICTMPMRLDDGWNQIQFNLSDFTRRAYGTNYIETIRVNIHANCRIRRVYFSDRLYSEDELPAEFKLYLPIQKGMATKN, from the exons ATGTTCAAAAACACATTCCAGAGTGGATTTTTGTCCATATTATACAGCATAGGCAGTAAACCTTTGCAGATATGGGATAAAAAG gTGAGGAATGGCCATATCAAAAGAATCACAGACAATGACATCCAGTCACTTGTACTGGAAATTGTAGGAACAAATGTCag CACAACTTTGATTGAATGTCCATCTGATGCAAAAAAGACCCTTGGTATCAAGCTCCCATTTTTAGTCATGATCATCAAGAATCTCAAGAAGTACTTCACGTTTGAGGTTCAGGTGCTAGACGACAAGAACGTCAGGAGACGTTTCAGGGCGAGCAACTACCAAAGTACGACGCGTGTCAAGCCTTTCATCTGCACAATGCCCATGAGACTAGATGACGGCTGGAATCAAATTCAG TTCAACTTGTCAGATTTCACAAGGAGAGCATATGGAACGAACTACATTGAGACCATTAGAGTAAAT ATCCATGCCAACTGTCGTATCCGAAGAGTATACTTCTCTGATAGACTGTACTCAGAAGACGAATTGCCTGCTGAATTCAAACTCTATTTGCCCATTCAAAAGGGTATGGCAACCAAGAATTAG